Genomic DNA from Erythrobacter aureus:
TCGCGCGCCGCGCGCATTTGCGCAAAATCGTCACCGGCATGATAGCTCGAGCGTGTCAGCGGGCTCGAGGCTACCTGGAGGAAACCCTTGGCTCGGGCAATCGCGCCATAAGCGGCGAATTGCTTGGGCGTGACGAATTCCTCCACCTTCGCATGTTTGGGTGTCGGCTGGAGATATTGGCCCATGGTGATGAAATCGATATCCGCGCTGCGCATGTCGTCCATTACCTGGTGCACTTCGAGCCGGGCCTCGCCGAGGCCCAGCATGATACCCGACTTGGTGAAGATCAGCGGATTGTGCGCCTTGACCTCTTCGAGCAGGCGCAGCGAGGCATAGTAGCGCGCGCCTGGGCGGATGGTCGGGTAGAGCCGCGGCACGGTCTCGAGATTGTGGTTGAAGACGTCGGGACCCGCTTCGCAGATCTCGGCGATCGACTGCTTCATCCGCCCTTTGAAGTCGGGGGTGAGGATTTCGATCGTCGTATCGGGCGTCTCGCGGCGCAGCGCGGTGATGACCTTCACGAACTGGCCCGCACCCCGATCCGGGAGATCGTCGCGATCGACGCTGGTGATAACAATATGTTCAAGCCCCATCGCGGCGGCTGCGGCGGCAGTGTGTTCCGGTTCCAGCGGGTCGACCGGCATCGGCATGCCAGTCTTGATATTGCAGAACCGGCAAGCGCGGGTGCAGGTATCGCCGAGGATCATCACCGTGGCGTGCTTCTTGGTCCAGCACTCGCCGATATTCGGGCATGCCGCTTCCTCGCACACGGTGTGCAGGTTCAGGTCGCGCATCAGCTTACGCGTTTCCTGATAGCCTTGGCTGACAGGCGCCTTCACCCGAATCCAATCGGGCTTGCGCTGCATCTGCGGGCGATCGCCCTCGGGCTTCGGCGGAGAGGAGAGGTCGTTCATGTCGCGGCCCATCTAAGCCCTCGCAGTCCGGGCCGCAACCATGGCATTCGTATTAGGAAGCGGGCTCCGATAGATCGATGGGAATGCGCTCTCCCGTGAGAGGATCGGATGTGGCGAGTGTTTCCTCCTCGCCCTCGGGCAAGGGAATGAGTTCGCTTCGTATCTCACGCCGATCAAGGTCCATTATGGCCCCCTTCCCGCTGATCATATGGGCGATTGCCGTCAGCCCGATCGTCACTGGTTCGGGATCGATGGCCTCGAGCGCTATATCGCTCGCTTGCAGGGCGACCTTCGTTCCGGAAACTTCCGAGCCGATGTAATACAGTTCGGCGTAGTAGCCGTCCTTCTCGATCAGCAGTTCTCCTCCGCGGGCGGTGAGCAAAGGCAGCTTGCACGGCGTTCGACAGGAATTGCCGAAATTGTTGCTGACGAGGGCTCCTGCGGGCGCAGTGACAATATCCACCTGCTGCGCGGGTTTGAGGGCGTGGCCTTTGACGAAATAGTTTGGACCGCACGCACTCAGCGCCAAGAGGCTGGCCGCAGCAATAGCGATTTTTCTTTTCATATCCTCTCCCCGATCCTGTCGAGGACTGGTGCGCGCACTGTGAACTCGCACTGAATGCCGCTTGCCGCGCGTCGAAGCCAGAGCTACCGCGACGGACATGGACGCTACGACACTCCAGACATTCACCTCTCCGGTGGTGCTGTTCTTCGTTCTTGGCCTGCTGGCAGCTTTTGCACGGTCTGATCTCGCCATTCCGGAAGCAATTGCCAAGGGGATGTCGCTCTATTTGATGGCGGCAATCGGCCTCAAGGGCGGTGTCGCGGTTTCCGAATCGGGATTCAGCCTGACGGTTGCCGTCGCGCTCATCGCGGGTATCGCCGCAGGGTTCATCCTGCCGGTCTTCGCCTTCTGGCTGATCCGCGGTTTCGGGCGACTGGACCGGATCAACGCCGGTGCCGTGGCCGCCCACTACGGCTCGATCAGCGTCGTCACCTTCGTAACCGCAGTCGAGATTCTCGAATTTCAGGGCAAGCCGTCCGCCGGCTACATGGTCGCGGTGATGGCCACAATGGAAAGCCCCGCTATCCTTGCCGGTCTGCTCCTTGCACGCGGCTTTGGCGACGACAATGGCCAGAGCATGCGCGAGATGCTGCACGAAGTGTTCTTCAATTCTTCGGTCGTGCTGCTGCTGGGAGCTTTCGCCATCGGCCTGATCGGTGGGACCGACGGATTTGCCGATGTCAGTCCCTTTTTCGAAGCAGGGTTCAAGGGCGTGCTGTGCATCTTCCTGCTCGACATGGGATTGATCGCGGCGCGGCGCATGATGGATTCGCGGGCCGTTACTTGGCGCCTCGCCTCGATCGCGATTTTCCTGCCGCTGGTAAACGGTGCGGCGGGCACGATCCTTGGCACCGTCGTCGGGCTCGACGTCGGTTCGGCCGCCGCGCTTGGCGTGCTCTGCGCCAGCGCCAGCTACATCGCGGTCCCGGCAGCCATGCGGCTTGCCCTGCCCGAAGCCGATCCGGGTATCTACCTGACCATGTCGCTCAGCATCACCTTCCCCTTCAACGTATTGATCAATATCGGCCTGATCAGCGCCTTCGCGTCGATGATCGCCGGACAGGGAGGCCTCGCGCCATGATCGAAACCGTAACCCGCAAGCGGATCGAAATCCTTACCGACGTGGCCCTGGTACGCCGCGTTACCGACGCCATCGATCGCGCCGGAATCACCGGATGGACGATTACGCCGGTGCAGTCGGGCAAAGGCCGCGACGGCCGTTGGCGCGAGGAACGTGTGATGGGGACCGACAAGGTATTCGTGCTCACCATTGCCCCGCAAGACAAGGCCATGGCGCTGGCCGAGGATCTCGCGCCGATCCTGACCAGCCAC
This window encodes:
- the lipA gene encoding lipoyl synthase is translated as MNDLSSPPKPEGDRPQMQRKPDWIRVKAPVSQGYQETRKLMRDLNLHTVCEEAACPNIGECWTKKHATVMILGDTCTRACRFCNIKTGMPMPVDPLEPEHTAAAAAAMGLEHIVITSVDRDDLPDRGAGQFVKVITALRRETPDTTIEILTPDFKGRMKQSIAEICEAGPDVFNHNLETVPRLYPTIRPGARYYASLRLLEEVKAHNPLIFTKSGIMLGLGEARLEVHQVMDDMRSADIDFITMGQYLQPTPKHAKVEEFVTPKQFAAYGAIARAKGFLQVASSPLTRSSYHAGDDFAQMRAAREAKLAKQGA
- a CDS encoding sodium-dependent bicarbonate transport family permease → MDATTLQTFTSPVVLFFVLGLLAAFARSDLAIPEAIAKGMSLYLMAAIGLKGGVAVSESGFSLTVAVALIAGIAAGFILPVFAFWLIRGFGRLDRINAGAVAAHYGSISVVTFVTAVEILEFQGKPSAGYMVAVMATMESPAILAGLLLARGFGDDNGQSMREMLHEVFFNSSVVLLLGAFAIGLIGGTDGFADVSPFFEAGFKGVLCIFLLDMGLIAARRMMDSRAVTWRLASIAIFLPLVNGAAGTILGTVVGLDVGSAAALGVLCASASYIAVPAAMRLALPEADPGIYLTMSLSITFPFNVLINIGLISAFASMIAGQGGLAP
- a CDS encoding P-II family nitrogen regulator, coding for MIETVTRKRIEILTDVALVRRVTDAIDRAGITGWTITPVQSGKGRDGRWREERVMGTDKVFVLTIAPQDKAMALAEDLAPILTSHGLLLTMWDIQVIRGERF